One region of Pyramidobacter sp. YE332 genomic DNA includes:
- the rplM gene encoding 50S ribosomal protein L13: protein MTGNRTFMARKETVQRNWFLIDATDVPAGRLASRVALILTGKNKPIYTPHVDTGDFVVIINADKVGLTGNKLETSKVHSYSGFPGGFKEMTYGEAMKRSSVRLLERIIKGMLPKHNHLNFGRKLKVYAGANHPHAAQKPVTITL from the coding sequence ATGACCGGCAACCGGACATTCATGGCTCGCAAAGAGACCGTTCAGCGGAACTGGTTCCTGATCGACGCCACCGACGTCCCCGCGGGACGTCTGGCTTCGCGCGTCGCTCTGATCCTCACGGGCAAGAACAAGCCCATCTATACGCCTCACGTCGACACGGGCGACTTCGTCGTCATCATCAACGCCGACAAGGTCGGCCTGACCGGCAACAAACTGGAGACTTCCAAGGTCCATTCCTACAGCGGCTTTCCCGGCGGATTCAAGGAAATGACCTACGGCGAGGCGATGAAGCGCAGCTCCGTGCGCCTGCTTGAGCGTATCATCAAGGGAATGCTTCCCAAACACAATCATCTGAACTTCGGGCGCAAGCTGAAAGTCTACGCCGGCGCCAATCATCCTCACGCGGCTCAGAAGCCCGTGACGATCACTCTGTAA
- the hypA gene encoding hydrogenase maturation nickel metallochaperone HypA gives MHEFSLVKAVIDSVESLAEENGWKRIEKVTLRIGAMRQVVPEIMRFAFAAASRDSRLQGAELDIEPVPILVRCPRCGRKWGEERMSVLCPFCGSPDAQMEQGMELNIDSIEVEDDDAKKN, from the coding sequence ATGCATGAGTTCTCGCTGGTGAAGGCGGTCATCGATTCCGTCGAGTCTCTGGCGGAGGAGAACGGCTGGAAGAGGATAGAGAAAGTGACGCTGCGTATCGGCGCCATGCGTCAGGTCGTGCCGGAAATCATGAGATTCGCCTTTGCGGCGGCATCCCGGGATTCGCGGCTGCAGGGCGCGGAATTGGACATCGAGCCGGTTCCGATCCTCGTCCGCTGTCCGCGCTGCGGCCGCAAGTGGGGCGAAGAGCGCATGAGCGTGCTGTGCCCCTTCTGCGGTTCGCCCGACGCGCAGATGGAGCAGGGCATGGAACTGAACATTGATTCGATCGAGGTGGAAGACGATGACGCGAAAAAAAATTGA
- the coaE gene encoding dephospho-CoA kinase (Dephospho-CoA kinase (CoaE) performs the final step in coenzyme A biosynthesis.), giving the protein MATVVIALTGEPGAGKSTAAQWFRARGAALLDADGIVRGLWDGGELPQEARARWGGSVFGADGKIDRKSVSARVFADEEEYRWLCRVTHPVVLARMKAALPEEGVVVAEIPMLFEAGRPDWVDKVLFMAADPRLRAERNRFRGLDETELARRERFFMDRERRMALSDWVVCNDGSMENLEAQLEKIWREIQALRSRREA; this is encoded by the coding sequence ATGGCTACGGTCGTTATCGCCCTTACCGGCGAGCCGGGCGCTGGTAAGTCCACGGCGGCGCAGTGGTTCCGCGCCCGCGGCGCCGCGCTGCTGGACGCCGACGGGATCGTCCGCGGGCTCTGGGATGGCGGCGAACTGCCCCAGGAGGCGCGCGCCCGCTGGGGAGGATCGGTGTTCGGCGCCGACGGGAAGATCGACAGAAAATCCGTCTCGGCGCGGGTCTTCGCCGACGAGGAGGAATACCGCTGGCTCTGCCGCGTCACCCACCCCGTCGTTTTGGCCAGGATGAAGGCGGCTCTGCCGGAAGAAGGCGTCGTCGTGGCCGAGATCCCTATGCTGTTCGAGGCGGGACGTCCCGACTGGGTGGACAAAGTGCTGTTCATGGCTGCCGACCCGCGGCTCCGCGCGGAGCGCAACCGCTTCCGCGGGCTCGACGAGACTGAACTGGCGCGGCGGGAACGGTTCTTTATGGATCGCGAGCGGCGCATGGCATTGTCCGACTGGGTGGTCTGCAACGACGGTTCCATGGAGAATCTGGAAGCGCAATTGGAAAAAATCTGGCGGGAAATCCAAGCTCTGCGATCCCGCCGCGAAGCGTAA
- the secG gene encoding preprotein translocase subunit SecG encodes MKTFLSIVQILLCVVLMAVVLLQPRKQGRGGIFGGATLADPTANQWARFSGLSKITVIVCALFMLNSLALIIL; translated from the coding sequence GTGAAAACTTTTCTTTCCATTGTCCAGATTCTTCTTTGCGTGGTGCTGATGGCCGTGGTTTTGCTTCAGCCGCGCAAACAAGGCCGCGGCGGTATCTTCGGCGGCGCCACGCTGGCCGATCCGACGGCCAATCAGTGGGCGCGTTTCTCCGGCCTGTCCAAGATCACCGTGATTGTCTGCGCCCTGTTCATGCTCAACTCGCTTGCTTTGATCATTCTCTGA
- a CDS encoding UvrD-helicase domain-containing protein — MTDPEKLLKGLNEAQREAVNFTGAPQLVLAGAGSGKTRVLTSKIAWLIAAQDVKPWRVLAVTFTNKAAREMSERVEKLLGGSLGGAQICTFHSYGLNLLFRNRELLRDRGYSPSFVIYDRSDSLTAVKHVMQELNIDTEKFAPSWALNRISEIKSSADPASVQFSAYDNFMGDVYEKYSQALREQGAFDFDDLIAVPLALLKSDPELLERERGRLQWVLVDEYQDVNGSQYQMMRLLVGDSNNLMVVGDPDQSIYGWRGANYATIMNFERDFPNAKVTLLEQNYRSTAMILDASNRLIQHNKNRREKNLRTDREEGQKVSVWYLRDEKAEADALAREIVGLTAAYHYGDIAVLYRMNALSRVLEQALIEAGIPYRIVRGTSFYDRKEVRDVVAFMRLAVNPWDLVALNRVGNLPTRALGPKSLEKLSAWMRENAKGAAEDVWGTVKVKKGGLTGKAAEGAAQLAGHMLTLLERQHSLPLALDWILNGVGYENLLMKAEPADWEERVENVRELLSIAPEGDNLAEVLDQVSLYTDMDTQNEARDAVNLSSLHAAKGLEFPVVFMTGMEEGIFPHSRSSDSQEELEEERRLCYVGMTRAEERLYMSGARQRRLFGAVLREGFSRFLAELPDECTEVFEQKEDPERYGYGRYRPYRRAGRW; from the coding sequence ATGACTGATCCCGAAAAACTGCTGAAGGGCCTGAACGAGGCTCAGCGCGAAGCCGTGAACTTTACGGGGGCGCCGCAGCTCGTGCTGGCCGGGGCGGGGAGCGGCAAGACCCGCGTGCTGACGAGCAAGATCGCCTGGCTGATCGCCGCGCAGGACGTCAAACCGTGGCGCGTGCTGGCGGTGACCTTTACCAACAAGGCGGCGCGGGAGATGAGCGAACGCGTCGAGAAACTTCTGGGCGGTTCGCTGGGCGGCGCGCAGATCTGTACGTTTCACTCGTATGGGTTGAACCTGCTTTTCCGCAACCGCGAACTGCTGCGCGACCGGGGCTACAGCCCCAGCTTCGTGATCTACGACCGTTCCGATTCCCTGACGGCCGTCAAACACGTCATGCAGGAACTGAACATCGACACGGAGAAATTCGCGCCCTCGTGGGCGCTGAACAGGATCTCGGAAATCAAATCTTCCGCCGACCCCGCCTCGGTGCAGTTTTCCGCCTACGACAACTTCATGGGCGACGTGTACGAAAAATACTCGCAGGCGCTCAGGGAGCAGGGCGCGTTCGATTTCGACGACCTGATCGCGGTGCCTCTGGCCCTGCTGAAAAGCGATCCCGAACTGCTCGAGCGCGAGCGGGGGCGCCTGCAGTGGGTGCTCGTCGATGAATATCAGGACGTCAACGGCTCGCAGTATCAGATGATGAGGCTGCTCGTCGGCGATTCGAACAACCTGATGGTCGTGGGCGACCCCGACCAGTCCATCTACGGCTGGCGCGGCGCGAATTACGCCACGATCATGAACTTCGAGCGCGATTTCCCTAACGCCAAGGTGACGTTGCTGGAGCAGAACTACCGTTCCACCGCCATGATCCTCGACGCCTCGAACCGGCTGATCCAGCACAACAAAAACCGCCGCGAGAAAAACCTGCGCACGGATCGGGAAGAAGGCCAGAAAGTCAGCGTCTGGTATCTGCGCGACGAAAAAGCGGAGGCCGATGCGCTGGCGCGTGAAATCGTCGGTCTCACCGCAGCGTATCATTACGGCGACATCGCCGTCCTCTACCGCATGAACGCCCTCAGCCGCGTGCTCGAACAAGCGCTGATCGAAGCCGGCATCCCGTACCGCATCGTGCGCGGCACCAGCTTCTACGACCGCAAGGAAGTCCGCGACGTCGTGGCGTTCATGCGCCTGGCCGTCAACCCGTGGGATCTCGTGGCCCTGAACCGCGTCGGCAACCTGCCGACCCGCGCTCTCGGGCCGAAGAGCCTCGAGAAGCTGAGCGCCTGGATGCGGGAAAACGCCAAAGGCGCGGCGGAAGACGTGTGGGGGACCGTGAAAGTAAAAAAAGGCGGCCTGACCGGCAAGGCCGCCGAGGGCGCCGCGCAGCTGGCCGGCCACATGCTGACGCTGCTGGAGCGCCAGCACAGCCTGCCGCTGGCGCTCGATTGGATCCTGAACGGCGTTGGTTACGAGAATCTGCTGATGAAAGCCGAGCCCGCCGATTGGGAAGAGCGCGTGGAAAACGTGCGCGAACTGCTCTCCATCGCGCCGGAAGGAGACAATCTCGCCGAGGTGCTGGACCAGGTCTCGCTCTACACCGACATGGACACGCAGAACGAAGCGCGCGACGCCGTCAACCTGTCGTCGCTTCACGCCGCCAAGGGGCTCGAATTTCCCGTCGTCTTCATGACCGGCATGGAGGAGGGGATCTTTCCCCACAGCCGCAGTTCCGACAGCCAGGAAGAACTGGAAGAGGAGCGCCGTCTCTGCTACGTCGGCATGACGCGCGCCGAGGAAAGGCTCTACATGAGCGGCGCGCGTCAGCGCCGTCTGTTCGGGGCCGTGCTGCGGGAGGGCTTCTCGCGCTTCCTTGCGGAACTGCCCGACGAGTGTACGGAAGTCTTCGAGCAGAAGGAGGACCCTGAACGTTATGGCTACGGTCGTTATCGCCCTTACCGGCGAGCCGGGCGCTGGTAA
- a CDS encoding transposase produces the protein MFQDEAGFGRINTPKYCWCRKGIRPNVPCLHIREYRYAYGAVEPLTGESLFLIMPNCDSDCMNVFLRELSHRFPEDHILLCCDGAAWHKSKALQVPANITLFHIPPIPPR, from the coding sequence ATGTTTCAGGACGAAGCCGGCTTCGGCAGAATCAACACGCCCAAATACTGCTGGTGCAGGAAAGGCATTCGACCGAACGTTCCCTGCCTTCACATCCGCGAATACCGCTATGCTTACGGTGCCGTAGAGCCGCTTACGGGAGAAAGCCTCTTTCTGATCATGCCCAACTGCGACAGCGATTGCATGAACGTTTTCCTGCGGGAACTTTCACACCGATTTCCGGAAGACCATATTCTGCTCTGCTGTGACGGAGCTGCCTGGCACAAGTCCAAAGCGCTTCAGGTTCCTGCCAACATCACCCTGTTCCATATTCCCCCTATACCCCCGAGATGA
- the hypB gene encoding hydrogenase nickel incorporation protein HypB: MTRKKIDVQQAVMAADLGYAQKIRDLLAEKGILMVNLIGSPGSGKTMLLERTLTGLDLKCAVIEGDVATDRDARRIRATGTPSVQINTNGGCHLEANWVAGTLEQLPLDELDLIFVENVGNLVCPAEFDIGEDCKVAVSSLPEGSDKPLKYPLLFSEAAAVVLTKIDLKPYVDFDEALYWDDVTRLNPKARRLRLSSFSGEGLEFWIKMLYDWRETKKASRRP, encoded by the coding sequence ATGACGCGAAAAAAAATTGACGTACAGCAGGCCGTCATGGCGGCGGATCTTGGCTATGCGCAGAAAATCAGGGACCTCCTCGCGGAAAAGGGGATCCTGATGGTCAATCTGATCGGTTCGCCCGGCTCCGGCAAAACGATGCTGCTGGAGCGGACCCTGACCGGTCTCGATCTGAAGTGCGCGGTGATCGAAGGCGACGTGGCCACCGACCGCGACGCGCGGCGGATCAGGGCGACCGGCACGCCCAGCGTGCAGATCAACACGAACGGCGGCTGCCATCTGGAAGCGAACTGGGTGGCTGGCACGCTGGAACAGCTGCCGCTCGACGAACTCGATCTGATCTTCGTGGAGAACGTGGGCAATCTGGTCTGCCCCGCCGAGTTCGATATCGGCGAAGACTGCAAGGTGGCCGTCTCCAGCCTGCCTGAAGGTTCCGACAAACCGCTCAAGTATCCGCTGCTTTTCTCCGAAGCGGCCGCCGTGGTGCTGACGAAAATCGATCTGAAACCGTACGTCGATTTCGACGAGGCGCTTTACTGGGATGACGTCACGCGGCTCAATCCCAAGGCGCGCCGCCTGCGTCTGTCCAGCTTCAGCGGCGAAGGTTTGGAGTTCTGGATCAAGATGCTGTACGACTGGCGCGAGACGAAGAAGGCTTCCCGAAGGCCGTGA
- a CDS encoding site-2 protease family protein, with product MNRFFAEAGREFISLLPAVPAILWAISFHEFCHGWVALRCGDPTAKDAGRLTLNPMAHFDLWGALCMFLFHFGWARPVPIDPYNFRRPRRGLFLVSVAGVAGNILTAVAAGLVIRGLIRFFPAALFGNYGLQQVLIAFVTINLNFAVFNLIPVPPLDGSKLLALVLPRTARPAFEWLDRYSLPVLLALIYLGVVGRLMSPAVRWGLRLILG from the coding sequence ATGAATCGATTCTTTGCCGAAGCCGGACGGGAATTTATTTCCCTGCTGCCGGCCGTGCCTGCGATCCTGTGGGCCATTTCGTTCCACGAGTTTTGCCATGGCTGGGTCGCGCTGCGCTGCGGCGATCCTACGGCGAAAGACGCCGGGCGCTTGACCCTGAACCCCATGGCGCATTTCGACCTGTGGGGAGCTCTGTGCATGTTTCTGTTCCACTTTGGCTGGGCGCGTCCCGTGCCGATCGACCCCTACAATTTCAGACGCCCGCGCCGCGGCCTGTTCCTTGTCTCCGTCGCGGGAGTCGCGGGCAACATCCTCACCGCTGTCGCCGCCGGACTGGTGATCCGCGGTCTGATCCGTTTTTTCCCCGCGGCGCTTTTCGGCAATTACGGCCTGCAGCAGGTGCTGATCGCTTTCGTGACGATCAACCTGAACTTCGCCGTGTTCAATCTGATCCCGGTGCCGCCGCTCGACGGTTCCAAACTGCTGGCCCTCGTCCTGCCGCGGACGGCCCGTCCCGCGTTCGAATGGCTCGATCGTTACAGCCTGCCGGTGCTGCTGGCCCTGATCTATCTCGGCGTCGTCGGGCGCCTTATGTCCCCGGCCGTTCGCTGGGGGCTGCGCCTGATCCTGGGTTAG
- a CDS encoding AbrB family transcriptional regulator, whose protein sequence is MEILARSAGTAALFAVGCAGFRGAKKMGWPAAAMLGSLFLLGLLNLSGLRLPFYQAPVSFVSKVLSGVILGQRIDRHMASAVRKMLFPVSLASFWMVMASVATGVLLFALAGGRLSLMTCLASSAAGGIAEMSIFAMSAGADVGIVAFFQSVRIIVLYVTLPFSTAWLARRAPGAVLPKAPASGAETRASFTPGEIARFAAVTGALALLFEAAHFPSAYMIGAMCGAGAMNLRSGKVMTLPPWLRSAAQICLSMTISVGLSPRTIHLVRELFFPLAFSVALIQALSFLLAWIMHRLARWDVMTSVLATCPGGLSQVVFFAEDLRADPLIVGVFHAVRMISIVVCVPLIARLFA, encoded by the coding sequence ATGGAAATTCTCGCTCGCTCGGCAGGGACCGCCGCGCTTTTCGCCGTCGGCTGCGCGGGGTTCCGCGGCGCAAAAAAGATGGGCTGGCCTGCCGCGGCCATGCTCGGTTCGCTGTTCCTGCTGGGGCTTCTCAACCTGTCGGGGCTCCGGTTGCCCTTTTATCAGGCGCCGGTGTCCTTCGTTTCCAAGGTCTTGAGCGGCGTCATCCTCGGGCAGCGGATCGACCGCCATATGGCGAGCGCGGTCAGAAAGATGCTTTTTCCCGTCTCGCTGGCGTCGTTTTGGATGGTCATGGCTTCCGTTGCGACCGGCGTGCTGCTGTTCGCCCTCGCCGGCGGCAGACTTTCGCTGATGACCTGTCTGGCATCGTCGGCGGCCGGCGGCATCGCGGAAATGTCGATCTTCGCGATGTCCGCCGGCGCCGACGTGGGTATCGTAGCTTTCTTTCAGTCGGTGCGCATCATCGTGCTTTACGTGACGCTGCCGTTTTCCACGGCCTGGCTGGCGCGCCGTGCGCCCGGCGCCGTCCTGCCGAAAGCGCCGGCGTCGGGCGCGGAAACGAGAGCCTCCTTTACGCCCGGCGAGATTGCCCGCTTCGCGGCCGTCACTGGCGCTCTGGCGCTGCTTTTCGAGGCGGCGCATTTTCCGTCGGCGTACATGATCGGGGCTATGTGCGGAGCCGGCGCCATGAATCTTCGCTCGGGAAAGGTGATGACCCTCCCGCCGTGGCTGCGCAGTGCCGCCCAGATCTGTCTGAGCATGACCATCAGCGTGGGGCTGTCGCCGCGCACGATCCATCTGGTGAGAGAACTCTTCTTCCCTCTGGCGTTTTCCGTGGCGCTGATTCAGGCCCTTTCCTTCCTGCTCGCCTGGATCATGCACCGCCTTGCCCGCTGGGACGTGATGACCTCCGTGCTTGCCACCTGCCCCGGCGGCCTCAGCCAAGTGGTGTTCTTTGCGGAGGATCTGCGCGCCGACCCGTTGATCGTCGGGGTCTTCCACGCCGTGCGCATGATCTCCATCGTCGTCTGCGTGCCTCTGATCGCGCGGCTCTTTGCCTGA
- the rpsI gene encoding 30S ribosomal protein S9: protein MATSYYWGTGRRKNAIARVHIAAGEGKFLVNGRETAEYFPRHNWLSGALSPLVVTGLEGKVDVFVNAQGGGLTGQSGAISLGLARALLKMNPDLRPVLKKAGLLTRDPRMVERKKFGQKGARAKFQFSKR, encoded by the coding sequence ATGGCTACTTCTTATTACTGGGGTACGGGTCGTCGCAAGAACGCGATCGCCCGCGTCCATATCGCCGCCGGCGAAGGCAAGTTCCTGGTCAACGGCCGCGAGACCGCTGAGTACTTCCCCCGCCACAACTGGCTGAGCGGGGCACTGTCTCCTCTGGTCGTGACGGGGCTCGAGGGCAAGGTCGACGTGTTCGTCAACGCCCAGGGCGGCGGCCTCACCGGCCAGTCCGGCGCGATCAGCCTCGGCCTGGCCCGCGCGCTTCTGAAGATGAATCCCGATCTTCGTCCCGTGCTGAAGAAGGCGGGACTTCTGACCCGCGACCCGCGCATGGTCGAACGCAAAAAGTTCGGTCAGAAGGGCGCCCGCGCGAAGTTCCAGTTCAGCAAGCGTTAA
- the rph gene encoding ribonuclease PH produces the protein MTRERADALRPVTMERNWNIYSEGSCVISCGRTRVLCTATVEDKVPPFLRGQGKGWVTAEYSLLPRSTAVRVPRDAAKGRVNGRSQEIQRLIGRSLRAAVDLDALGERCITLDCDVIQADGGTRTASITGAYVALVDALRWLRGQGAFEKLPLKSSVAAVSVGKVRGRLLLDLCYEEDSTAEVDFNVVKNGQGDFIEVQGTGEGGVFSREEMAGMLDLASAGIHELTALQRRTLQWDDAEVR, from the coding sequence TTGACGAGAGAACGGGCCGACGCACTTCGCCCCGTGACCATGGAACGGAACTGGAACATTTACTCCGAAGGGTCCTGCGTGATTTCCTGCGGGCGCACCAGAGTGCTCTGCACGGCCACGGTGGAGGACAAAGTGCCGCCCTTTTTACGCGGACAGGGCAAAGGCTGGGTGACGGCCGAATATTCGCTGCTGCCGCGTTCGACGGCGGTGCGCGTGCCGCGGGATGCCGCAAAAGGGCGAGTCAACGGACGCAGCCAGGAGATCCAGCGCCTCATCGGCCGTTCGCTGCGCGCCGCCGTGGATCTCGACGCGCTGGGCGAGCGCTGCATCACGCTCGACTGCGACGTGATCCAGGCGGACGGCGGCACGCGTACCGCTTCGATCACCGGCGCCTATGTGGCGCTGGTCGACGCGCTGCGCTGGCTGCGCGGGCAGGGGGCTTTCGAGAAACTGCCGCTCAAGTCGTCGGTGGCGGCCGTCAGCGTCGGAAAGGTGCGGGGACGGCTGCTGCTGGATCTGTGTTACGAGGAAGACAGCACCGCCGAGGTCGATTTCAACGTCGTCAAGAACGGACAGGGCGATTTTATCGAAGTGCAGGGAACGGGCGAAGGCGGCGTGTTTTCCCGCGAGGAGATGGCGGGGATGCTTGATCTGGCGTCGGCGGGAATCCACGAACTGACGGCGTTGCAGCGCCGCACGCTGCAATGGGACGACGCGGAGGTCCGTTAG
- a CDS encoding nicotinate phosphoribosyltransferase: protein MSTASIETLKDVASVEVSPDRLPSATHEEILNGLTTDIYFIRTRDLLDHMGLLNTPVVAEVFARRSGIFAGVEETARLLRGKNVRIDAVPEGTPFKPKDTLMRLTGPYGAFGMYETTLLGMLASSTGWATAARECVDAAAGKPVLCFGARHVHPAVAPVMERIAVKVGGCAGASCILGAKLLGQNPSGTIPHAAILMAGDTLKLAKVYDEITPAGETRVVLVDTFKDESEEALRVAQALGPHLGAIRLDTPSERGGVGPELIREVRYRLDMAGFKHVKIVATGGLTPERIRVLSEAGADTFGVGSYICHGAQIDMTLDLKEVDGKPVAKRGRLPGPLDNPLLVRV, encoded by the coding sequence ATGTCAACTGCAAGCATCGAAACTCTGAAAGACGTTGCGTCGGTAGAAGTTTCCCCTGACCGTCTGCCCAGCGCGACGCACGAGGAAATCCTCAACGGTCTGACCACGGACATCTATTTCATCAGGACCCGCGATCTGCTTGACCATATGGGCCTTCTGAACACTCCCGTCGTGGCGGAGGTCTTCGCCCGCCGCAGCGGCATTTTCGCCGGCGTGGAGGAGACGGCCCGCCTTCTTCGCGGGAAAAACGTCCGCATCGACGCCGTTCCCGAGGGCACGCCCTTCAAGCCGAAAGATACGCTGATGCGCCTGACCGGGCCGTACGGCGCCTTTGGCATGTACGAGACCACGCTGCTGGGCATGTTGGCGTCTTCGACCGGCTGGGCGACGGCGGCCCGCGAATGCGTCGACGCCGCGGCCGGCAAACCCGTGCTCTGCTTCGGCGCGCGGCATGTCCATCCCGCCGTCGCGCCCGTGATGGAGCGTATCGCCGTGAAAGTCGGCGGCTGCGCCGGGGCGAGCTGCATCCTCGGTGCCAAACTGCTGGGGCAGAACCCCTCCGGCACTATCCCCCATGCCGCGATCCTGATGGCCGGCGACACACTCAAGCTGGCCAAAGTGTACGACGAGATCACGCCGGCCGGCGAAACGCGCGTCGTGCTCGTCGATACGTTCAAGGACGAGAGCGAAGAAGCGCTCCGCGTCGCCCAGGCGCTCGGGCCGCATCTGGGCGCCATCCGCCTCGACACGCCCAGCGAGCGCGGCGGCGTCGGCCCCGAATTGATCCGCGAAGTCCGTTACCGCCTCGACATGGCCGGGTTTAAACACGTCAAGATCGTCGCGACCGGCGGCCTGACGCCCGAGCGGATCCGCGTCCTTTCCGAGGCCGGAGCCGACACCTTCGGCGTGGGCAGCTACATCTGCCACGGCGCGCAGATCGACATGACGCTGGATCTCAAGGAAGTTGACGGAAAACCGGTGGCGAAACGCGGCAGATTGCCCGGACCACTGGACAATCCGCTGCTGGTGAGAGTATAA
- a CDS encoding winged helix-turn-helix domain-containing protein, whose translation MPVKYEITSEQQAEIEAARKKNRNKKIEAKLRILSLRAEGKTLKEISEITEYHFTNVSKIISQFIHRGLSYVLQCHYLGNHRNMTYEQEEAVLAPYLEKAGKGEIVSVAEIAQAYQTAVGHTISPTQIYAVLKRHGWRKVMPRSRHPRKANEEAIEASKKLTLKFRN comes from the coding sequence ATGCCCGTAAAATACGAGATCACATCGGAACAGCAGGCGGAAATCGAAGCAGCGCGGAAAAAGAATCGCAACAAGAAGATCGAAGCCAAACTGAGAATCCTCAGCTTGCGCGCCGAAGGGAAAACCCTGAAAGAAATCAGCGAAATCACGGAATACCACTTCACGAACGTCAGCAAGATCATCTCGCAGTTTATCCATCGCGGTCTCTCGTATGTGCTGCAATGCCATTACCTCGGCAACCATCGGAACATGACCTATGAGCAGGAAGAAGCCGTACTTGCTCCTTACCTGGAGAAAGCCGGGAAAGGAGAAATCGTTTCGGTGGCGGAAATAGCCCAAGCCTATCAGACCGCGGTGGGACATACTATCAGTCCGACTCAGATTTACGCGGTCCTGAAACGTCATGGCTGGAGAAAAGTCATGCCGCGCAGCCGTCACCCCAGGAAAGCGAACGAGGAGGCCATCGAGGCCTCAAAAAAATTAACGCTCAAGTTCAGGAATTAA
- a CDS encoding peptidylprolyl isomerase yields MSQTVKKGDKIRVHYTGTLNDGSVFDSSVLNKRPPLEFTVGAGQMIAGFDKGVEGMAVGETKTLRLAPEEAYGRRRDDMLVTVEANRMPKGYTPHVGDQLQMGRCPVTVAAVKDDGSVTLDANHSLAGKELNFEVTVVEIL; encoded by the coding sequence ATGTCTCAAACCGTAAAAAAAGGCGACAAGATCCGCGTACATTACACAGGAACGTTGAACGACGGTTCCGTTTTCGATTCTTCCGTGCTCAACAAGCGTCCGCCGCTGGAGTTCACCGTCGGCGCCGGCCAGATGATCGCCGGCTTCGACAAAGGCGTCGAGGGCATGGCCGTCGGCGAAACGAAAACGCTGAGGCTCGCCCCCGAAGAAGCGTACGGCCGGCGCCGCGACGACATGCTCGTCACCGTCGAAGCGAACCGCATGCCCAAAGGCTACACGCCGCACGTCGGCGATCAGCTTCAGATGGGACGCTGCCCCGTCACCGTCGCCGCGGTCAAAGACGACGGTTCCGTCACGCTTGACGCCAACCATTCCCTGGCCGGCAAGGAACTGAACTTCGAAGTCACCGTCGTGGAGATTCTCTGA
- the rdgB gene encoding RdgB/HAM1 family non-canonical purine NTP pyrophosphatase, which produces MIVMDGVSLQKLVIASGNRHKYEEFRALLAPLGIELIFGGDCERPLSVEETGATFLENAALKACAWAKHTGLPAISDDSGIEVRALNWQPGIYSSRVGGEDDEACRQWLIANMAGESDRFARYAAALVLAFPDGSVHWQTLAYCNGRVIQEKRGGNGFGYDPLFIPEGYDLTFGELPAETKAKLSHRAKASQAFIEMLHRLKS; this is translated from the coding sequence ATGATCGTGATGGACGGGGTTTCGCTTCAAAAGCTGGTGATCGCCAGCGGCAACCGGCACAAGTACGAAGAGTTTCGCGCTCTTCTGGCGCCGCTCGGGATCGAACTGATCTTCGGCGGCGATTGCGAACGCCCGTTGAGCGTGGAGGAGACCGGCGCCACTTTTCTGGAAAACGCGGCGCTGAAAGCCTGCGCTTGGGCAAAGCATACGGGGCTGCCCGCCATCAGCGACGACAGTGGCATCGAGGTGCGCGCGCTGAACTGGCAGCCGGGCATTTATTCTTCGCGCGTCGGCGGCGAAGACGACGAAGCCTGCCGCCAGTGGCTGATCGCCAACATGGCCGGCGAGTCGGACCGTTTCGCGCGTTACGCCGCGGCGCTCGTGCTGGCTTTTCCCGACGGAAGCGTTCATTGGCAGACGTTGGCCTACTGCAACGGCCGTGTGATTCAGGAGAAGCGCGGCGGGAACGGCTTCGGTTACGACCCGCTTTTCATTCCCGAAGGATATGACCTGACGTTCGGCGAGCTGCCGGCGGAGACGAAAGCGAAATTATCGCACCGGGCCAAGGCGTCGCAGGCTTTTATCGAGATGCTGCACCGCCTGAAAAGTTGA